A genome region from Chiroxiphia lanceolata isolate bChiLan1 chromosome 5, bChiLan1.pri, whole genome shotgun sequence includes the following:
- the LOC116786939 gene encoding uncharacterized protein LOC116786939, which produces MVSSSSRSIPGVRDLWEEGWDSAGILLGEAGASRGRGVVAPSAGSVSRLLPPSLRPILVVAVNRDYLYKYIPEVSKVPRILFSSELLALPRTPRAGDLHLPRASVQTSPVRPTAGTGRGREFRGNSRGPRAENGTTRSLFLPPFPFSPGRSSPRVSLALASGSRSRSWIFPFVPCLCLCLSCPTRERRRLGGVWVERPSFMDIFLDLMFSKPFLYPTPSPGTGSAPGGRGVGDIHDIRDPPPSLQGSGGVVQGESAPRNPHKSLRRLLTRPLGHGGVFPIRCCSVGASGVASPGLSVLPRGLLGSGSVGTFGSLTVKHKPGIEGPSPRKTLRLRDPKFPFKLKMNQNWWGFKLFLVSGRVGGSGNTGVPGSCQVAPEGADSIRDGPWPSQGTRGHAQFLALAHSGISPWEWPPLPSPCPS; this is translated from the exons ATGGTTTCTTCCTCCagcaggagcatcccagggGTGAGGGATCTGTGGGAAGAGGGCTGGGATTCTGCTGGGATACTGCTGGGAGAG gcaggagcaTCCCGAGGGCGAGGGGTGGTGGCTCCGAGCGCTGGGAGCGTGTCCcggctcctccctccctccctccgccccATCCTGGTTGTTGCTGTAAATAGGGactatttatataaatatattccaGAGGTTTCTAAAGTCCCCCGAATCCTGTTTTCCTCAGAGCTTTTGGCTTTGCCGAGAACTCCTCGAGCAGGAGATTTGCACCTTCCAAGGGCGTCGGTACAAACGAGCCCAGTCCGACCCACCGCGGGTACTGGGCGGGGCCGGGAATTCCGGGGGAATTCCAGGGGGCCGAGGGCTGAGAATGGAACGACTCGTTCCCTTTTTTTACCCCCGTTCCCGTTTTCCCCGGGCCGGAGCAgccccagggtgtccctggcGTTGGCCTCGGGCTCACGGAGCAGGTCGTGGATTTTCCCTTTCGTTCCTTGTCTCTGTCTTTGCCTTTCGTGTCCGACCCGGGAGCGACGGCGGTTGGGAGGAGTTTGGGTGGAAAGGCCGAGTTTTATGGACATTTTTCTGGATCTGATGTTTTCCAAACCTTTTCTTTATCCCACGCCAAGTCCTGGCACGGGATCTGCTCCAGGCGGTCGTGGAGTGGGTGATATCCATGATATCCGTGATCCTCCCCCCAGTCtccagggctctgggggggtTGTGCAGGGGGAATCTGCTCCGAGGAATCCCCACAAATCCCTCCGTAGGCTCCTCACCCGTCCACTCGGACACGGGGGAGTATTCCCGATTCGTTGCTGTTCCGTTGGAGCTTCCGGAGTGGCATCTCCAGGGCTTTCCGTCCTTCCCAGGGGTTTGTTGGGCTCGGGCTCAGTGGGAACGTTCGGCTCTTTGACTGTTAAGCACAAACCAGGGATTGAGGGCCCATCCCCCAGGAAAACCCTCCGGCTGAGGGACCCGAAATTCCCgttcaaactgaaaatgaaCCAAAACTGGTGGGGTTTTAAGTTGTTCCTGGTTTCTGGGAGAGTTGGAGGCTCTGGGAACACAGGGgtgcctgggagctgccaggtAGCTCCGGAGGGAGCAGATTCCATCCGGGATGGTCCATGGCCATCCCAGGGCACCCGTGGCCATGCTCAGTTCTTGGCCTTGGCTCATTCTGGGATAAGCCCTTGGGAATGGCCCCCTCTGCCATCCCCGTGTCCCAGCTGA